The Citrifermentans bemidjiense Bem genome window below encodes:
- the hpnI gene encoding bacteriohopanetetrol glucosamine biosynthesis glycosyltransferase HpnI, which yields MLKELLPFLVTAPALGYAAFTLYCGRSFFAGQRPLPDHTPPVSILKPVKGVDGDSFENFASFCRQEYPKFQIVFAAASPSDPVIPVIERLIAAFPQVDISLVVDGAIHGANYKVCNLMHVYAKAKYPLLIVCDSDIRVDSHYLRRVCAPFADSQVGLVTSLYRSSSVKGVGCAIEALGFCSEMVPNVMAAVKLEGLSFALGASMALRREALERIGGFEALVDYLADDYQLGNMIHKNGFRLELSPHFVESVMRGDETVSEVMARQLRWGRTMRVSRPGGYLASGITLPFPAALLALLLSGFTASGWLAAALLYLVRSAVSVSYSRALVRDRLLPRWLWLLPLRDALAFAVWALSLLGNRVRWRGELFQLDKGGKIRPLRKRGQATF from the coding sequence ATGCTAAAAGAGCTGCTTCCATTCCTGGTTACCGCGCCGGCTCTAGGCTACGCCGCTTTCACGCTCTACTGCGGTCGCAGCTTCTTCGCAGGGCAAAGGCCCCTTCCCGACCACACCCCTCCCGTCTCCATCCTGAAGCCGGTCAAAGGGGTGGACGGCGACAGCTTCGAAAACTTCGCCTCGTTCTGCCGGCAGGAGTACCCAAAGTTTCAGATCGTCTTCGCCGCTGCCTCTCCTTCCGATCCCGTCATCCCCGTCATCGAGCGGCTCATCGCCGCTTTCCCGCAGGTCGATATCTCGCTGGTCGTGGACGGCGCCATCCACGGCGCGAACTACAAGGTGTGCAACCTGATGCATGTCTACGCGAAGGCCAAGTATCCCCTGCTTATCGTCTGCGACAGCGACATCCGGGTCGACAGCCACTATCTGCGCCGGGTGTGCGCGCCCTTCGCCGATTCCCAGGTGGGGCTGGTGACATCCCTTTACCGCAGCTCCAGCGTGAAAGGGGTCGGCTGCGCCATAGAGGCCCTCGGCTTTTGCAGCGAGATGGTCCCGAACGTCATGGCTGCCGTGAAACTGGAAGGGTTGAGCTTCGCTCTCGGCGCATCCATGGCGCTGCGCCGGGAGGCGCTGGAGCGGATCGGAGGCTTCGAGGCCCTGGTCGACTACCTGGCCGACGACTACCAACTGGGGAACATGATCCACAAAAACGGGTTCCGCCTGGAACTCTCCCCGCACTTCGTTGAGAGCGTCATGCGCGGCGACGAGACGGTATCCGAGGTGATGGCGCGGCAGTTGCGCTGGGGGAGGACCATGCGCGTTTCCCGCCCCGGCGGTTATCTTGCCTCGGGGATAACGCTCCCCTTCCCGGCGGCCCTCTTGGCGCTGCTGCTCTCCGGCTTCACCGCGTCGGGTTGGCTGGCCGCGGCGCTGCTCTACCTGGTGCGATCAGCCGTGTCCGTCAGTTATAGCCGAGCCTTGGTGCGGGACCGGCTGTTGCCGCGCTGGCTTTGGCTCCTGCCGCTGCGTGACGCGCTCGCCTTTGCGGTATGGGCGCTTTCGCTACTGGGAAATCGGGTGCGCTGGCGCGGGGAGCTGTTCCAGTTGGACAAGGGGGGGAAGATACGGCCTCTACGGAAAAGGGGACAGGCTACTTTTTGA
- a CDS encoding cytochrome c3 family protein, whose product MRLKSLLFLFLVPVLVAGCGGGTSDNGVPISKLAASQGCMNLSCHGTMTSPGTGAVIADEWRASAHNLKNGAGCADCHEPDAGHPNTCSKCHGGGGFGVTKNPDQAGKCGKCHGLSHPGDVMVARAPQHFGNMTASLANNKYRASYVSSNYVGNCRACHNPHDPSSAMNVNRDWAASGHADVLAGARTGYDFKTRGSYQPASTTFQYYCVRCHTSTGYVKFVTSAFQDVRPFAGPGYEVVQNYPRTVAAGAAQPADTPSPDKTKEVTACNVCHDNGAGRAYSWARRAVPPVTIYYNFSSSNSSPTVKLNNKATSYPNVGPSNICLPCHTGRGIGAMIYDAVAAGIDFSNTNSPGAHDFAAGAVLFRKGGYEFAGRDYVPTYFLHDKIGVANEHGTGNDGPCVACHMNSGNSHFFMPVAFDGTGKIAEITSRTCAQCHVGQYALSPAILQTEKEGFAAAIAMLNVLKTDATLPVDPLNPTRSKVRPLANKNSDYNAAFPGGGANTMGAFFNSGLLQNDPGAFAHNRVYTKRLIYDSIDWLSNGALDGDVESAINNATLAVNSKTGKVSLSNPILGGFYIPEQVDGPAYAAAFAKVKADAIKYLLGAPGGARP is encoded by the coding sequence ATGCGGCTAAAAAGTCTCCTTTTCCTCTTCCTTGTTCCGGTGCTGGTCGCCGGTTGCGGCGGCGGCACCAGCGACAACGGGGTCCCCATTTCCAAGCTGGCGGCCTCGCAGGGGTGCATGAACCTAAGCTGCCACGGCACCATGACCTCCCCGGGGACCGGGGCCGTCATCGCCGACGAATGGCGTGCTTCCGCCCACAACTTGAAAAACGGGGCCGGATGCGCCGACTGCCACGAACCGGACGCGGGACACCCCAACACCTGCAGCAAGTGCCACGGCGGCGGAGGCTTCGGCGTGACCAAGAACCCGGACCAGGCTGGCAAGTGCGGCAAGTGCCACGGGCTCTCCCATCCGGGCGACGTCATGGTGGCGCGGGCGCCGCAACACTTCGGCAACATGACCGCGAGCCTTGCCAACAACAAGTACCGCGCTTCCTATGTAAGCTCCAACTACGTGGGGAACTGCCGTGCCTGCCACAACCCCCACGATCCCAGCTCCGCAATGAACGTGAACCGCGACTGGGCCGCTTCCGGCCATGCCGACGTCCTCGCCGGGGCGAGGACCGGGTACGATTTCAAGACGCGCGGCAGCTACCAGCCCGCCAGCACCACCTTCCAGTACTACTGCGTCCGCTGCCACACCTCGACCGGCTACGTGAAGTTCGTGACCAGCGCCTTCCAGGACGTCCGTCCCTTCGCCGGGCCGGGGTACGAGGTGGTGCAGAATTATCCGCGCACCGTCGCTGCGGGTGCCGCGCAGCCGGCGGACACCCCCTCCCCGGACAAGACCAAAGAGGTCACCGCTTGCAACGTCTGCCACGACAACGGCGCAGGCCGTGCCTACAGCTGGGCCAGGCGCGCGGTGCCGCCGGTGACGATCTACTACAACTTCTCCTCTTCGAACAGCTCGCCCACGGTGAAGCTGAACAACAAAGCGACCTCCTACCCCAACGTCGGCCCCTCGAACATCTGCCTTCCCTGCCACACCGGTCGCGGCATAGGGGCCATGATCTACGACGCCGTCGCCGCAGGGATCGATTTCAGCAACACCAATAGCCCCGGCGCGCATGACTTCGCCGCCGGCGCCGTCCTCTTCAGAAAAGGGGGGTACGAGTTCGCGGGACGAGACTACGTGCCGACCTACTTCCTTCACGACAAAATCGGCGTCGCCAACGAACACGGCACCGGGAACGACGGCCCCTGCGTCGCCTGCCACATGAACTCCGGCAACAGCCACTTCTTCATGCCGGTGGCTTTCGACGGCACCGGTAAAATCGCCGAGATAACCAGCCGGACCTGCGCGCAGTGCCACGTCGGCCAATACGCGCTGAGCCCGGCCATCCTGCAGACCGAGAAAGAAGGTTTCGCCGCGGCGATCGCCATGCTCAACGTGCTGAAGACCGACGCGACGCTGCCGGTCGACCCGCTGAACCCGACGCGCTCGAAGGTGCGCCCCCTGGCGAACAAGAACTCGGATTACAACGCCGCCTTCCCCGGGGGAGGCGCCAACACAATGGGAGCCTTCTTCAACTCGGGGCTGCTCCAAAACGATCCCGGCGCCTTCGCCCACAACCGGGTCTACACCAAGCGGCTCATTTATGATTCCATCGACTGGCTCAGCAACGGCGCCCTCGACGGCGACGTGGAAAGCGCCATCAACAACGCCACGCTCGCGGTAAACAGCAAGACCGGGAAGGTGTCGCTCAGCAACCCGATCCTGGGCGGGTTCTACATCCCCGAGCAGGTAGACGGCCCGGCCTACGCCGCCGCCTTCGCCAAGGTAAAGGCAGACGCAATTAAGTACCTCTTGGGCGCACCGGGCGGAGCGCGCCCCTAG
- the trpA gene encoding tryptophan synthase subunit alpha, whose protein sequence is MSRISDRFASLKERGEKALVTFVTAGDPDLATTEKVVLELERAGADLIELGVPFSDPMADGPTIQLSSDRALASGTTLPAILELVSRLREKTQVPIVLMGYFNPIFAYGSERFAFDAAQAGVDALLVVDLPPEEAAELKGATDSCGLDLIFLLTPTSDGSRIASVARQGSGFIYYVSVTGVTGARSAVADDLAARVTEVRGALELPLVVGFGISTPEQAGEVARAADGVVVGSALVKYFEKYQGAELLEQLGGFVSALKQGVLKGSR, encoded by the coding sequence ATGAGCAGGATTTCAGATAGATTTGCCAGCCTGAAAGAACGTGGGGAAAAGGCGCTGGTCACCTTCGTCACCGCCGGCGACCCGGATCTGGCGACTACGGAAAAGGTGGTGCTCGAACTCGAACGGGCAGGGGCCGACCTGATCGAGCTGGGAGTTCCCTTCTCCGATCCCATGGCTGACGGCCCGACCATCCAGCTCTCCTCGGACCGGGCCCTGGCCTCCGGCACCACTCTCCCGGCAATACTGGAGCTGGTATCGAGGCTCAGGGAAAAGACCCAGGTCCCCATCGTGCTGATGGGTTACTTCAACCCCATCTTCGCCTACGGTTCCGAGCGCTTTGCCTTCGACGCGGCACAAGCCGGCGTCGACGCCCTGCTGGTGGTGGATCTCCCCCCCGAGGAGGCTGCGGAGCTAAAAGGAGCTACCGACAGCTGCGGACTCGACCTCATCTTCCTCCTCACCCCGACCTCAGACGGCTCCCGGATCGCTTCTGTCGCGCGCCAGGGAAGCGGCTTCATCTACTACGTCTCCGTCACCGGCGTCACCGGCGCGCGTAGCGCGGTCGCCGATGACCTGGCGGCCCGGGTCACCGAGGTGCGCGGCGCGCTGGAACTGCCGCTTGTGGTCGGCTTCGGCATCTCCACCCCGGAGCAGGCGGGGGAGGTGGCCCGGGCGGCCGACGGCGTGGTGGTGGGAAGCGCGCTGGTGAAGTACTTCGAGAAGTACCAGGGGGCCGAACTCCTGGAACAGCTGGGGGGATTCGTCTCGGCGCTAAAACAAGGAGTGCTGAAGGGCTCCCGGTAA
- a CDS encoding DUF2905 domain-containing protein has protein sequence MPSLGKSLIILGLVIAAVGALFTFAGRFPWLGRLPGDIYVKKENFTFYFPLATSIIISLLLSLILWLFRR, from the coding sequence ATGCCTTCACTGGGAAAATCGCTCATCATACTCGGGCTCGTCATCGCCGCGGTCGGCGCGCTCTTCACCTTCGCCGGCCGCTTCCCCTGGCTGGGGAGGCTCCCCGGCGACATCTACGTGAAGAAGGAGAACTTCACCTTCTATTTTCCGCTCGCCACCAGCATCATCATCTCGCTGCTACTCTCGCTCATCCTCTGGCTTTTCCGCAGATAA
- a CDS encoding cytochrome c encodes MFLKKQTAAAVLTLGFVLSPLLAPNRAEAIPAFSRQHKTECSTCHTIYPELNEFGDAFLKNSYVWPGAKKGAQAAAAPAPEAKPGNEWSRISGLPEQIPISLTGTADFAYDDKAFDGNKTDLSTRSLRLHAGGSFREQVGFFGTYNLYTQGQQRNSPAPVAGDNSSPANSANTPPNNTPNINELFLVWRHALDTPINLKIGRFEPKLSLWKKSNRVVTVPSYASTTYLVGNSPFSIDVPEDGVELNALLGNRIFAAGGLVDRNGQNQKDGYAHLSVKLGGTDFKGHEPELELEGESIWDYLTITTGVFGYWGRNGRFDNLGVAENLNNFRRTGAEMDILYKRLHLKGSGSFGRDTNPMLDLTRTAVDSRAYTFEGEYYLGAPIKLIPLLRYEYQRTAEGGTSRYIPAIAYAPLQNTRLTLEYLFTDAPDGISRIAFASVAFSL; translated from the coding sequence ATGTTCTTAAAGAAACAAACAGCAGCAGCCGTACTCACCCTGGGGTTTGTTCTTTCCCCTCTGCTTGCTCCCAACCGCGCAGAGGCGATACCGGCCTTCAGCCGGCAGCACAAGACGGAGTGCTCCACCTGCCACACCATTTACCCGGAATTGAACGAGTTCGGCGATGCCTTCCTGAAGAACAGCTACGTCTGGCCCGGCGCCAAAAAAGGCGCGCAGGCGGCTGCAGCACCGGCGCCTGAGGCGAAGCCCGGCAACGAGTGGTCACGGATCTCGGGGCTTCCCGAACAGATCCCCATCTCCTTGACCGGCACCGCTGACTTCGCCTACGACGACAAGGCCTTCGACGGCAACAAGACGGATCTTTCCACGAGGTCGCTCCGGCTCCATGCCGGCGGCTCCTTCCGGGAGCAGGTCGGCTTCTTTGGGACCTACAACCTGTACACCCAAGGGCAGCAGCGCAACAGTCCGGCCCCCGTCGCCGGCGACAACAGCAGTCCGGCAAACAGCGCCAACACCCCTCCCAACAACACGCCGAATATAAACGAGCTGTTCCTGGTCTGGCGCCATGCGCTCGACACGCCGATTAACCTAAAGATCGGGCGCTTCGAGCCGAAACTCTCTCTTTGGAAGAAGAGCAACCGCGTGGTCACCGTCCCCTCTTACGCCTCCACCACCTACCTGGTCGGGAACTCCCCCTTCAGCATCGACGTCCCCGAGGACGGGGTGGAGCTGAACGCGCTTTTGGGCAACCGCATCTTTGCCGCCGGCGGCCTGGTGGACAGAAACGGCCAGAACCAGAAGGACGGCTACGCCCATCTCTCCGTGAAGCTCGGCGGGACTGATTTCAAAGGGCACGAGCCCGAACTGGAGCTGGAGGGGGAGAGCATCTGGGACTACCTCACCATCACTACCGGCGTCTTCGGCTACTGGGGGCGCAACGGCAGGTTCGATAACCTGGGCGTGGCTGAGAACCTGAACAACTTTCGCCGCACCGGCGCGGAGATGGACATCCTTTACAAGCGTTTGCACCTCAAAGGGAGCGGCAGCTTCGGCCGTGACACGAATCCCATGCTGGACCTGACGAGGACCGCCGTGGACAGCCGCGCCTACACCTTCGAAGGGGAGTACTATCTGGGCGCGCCGATAAAGCTGATTCCGCTTCTGCGCTATGAGTACCAAAGAACCGCCGAGGGCGGGACCTCGCGTTACATCCCCGCCATAGCCTACGCGCCGCTGCAGAACACCAGGCTCACCCTGGAGTACCTGTTCACCGACGCCCCAGACGGCATCAGCAGGATCGCGTTCGCCTCGGTCGCCTTCAGCCTGTAG
- a CDS encoding epoxyqueuosine reductase QueH, with product MKLLLHICCGPCAIYPVKELRSSGVDVTGFFYNHNIHPYTEYKLRMAALKKYAEMVQLEVHYREEYRLEEFLSQVAGEPQARCAYCYRSRLEETAKTAALMGFPSFSSTLLYSRYQNQELIREFGDKLAERYGVKFHYQDFRSGWQEGIDLSKEMGLYRQKYCGCIYSEKERYVRK from the coding sequence ATGAAACTATTACTGCACATATGCTGCGGGCCGTGCGCCATCTACCCCGTGAAGGAGCTTAGGTCCAGCGGGGTGGATGTCACCGGCTTTTTTTACAACCACAACATACATCCCTACACCGAGTACAAGCTCCGGATGGCGGCGCTGAAAAAGTACGCCGAGATGGTCCAGTTGGAGGTGCACTACCGCGAGGAGTACCGGCTGGAAGAGTTCCTGTCGCAGGTGGCGGGCGAGCCGCAGGCCCGCTGCGCCTACTGTTACCGGTCGAGACTTGAGGAGACCGCCAAGACAGCGGCCCTCATGGGTTTCCCCAGCTTCTCGTCCACCTTGCTGTACAGCCGGTACCAAAACCAGGAACTGATCCGCGAGTTCGGTGATAAACTCGCGGAGCGCTACGGCGTGAAATTCCACTACCAGGATTTCAGGAGCGGCTGGCAGGAAGGGATCGACCTTTCCAAGGAGATGGGGCTGTACCGCCAGAAGTACTGCGGCTGCATCTACAGCGAGAAGGAAAGGTACGTCAGGAAATAA
- a CDS encoding class I SAM-dependent methyltransferase has product MAKNESLRGAVPLSHFYLRQRVRPGDRALDATCGNGFDTLLLAELAGEGGEVWAFDVQPRAIAATRALLEREGRLATVHLLEAGHERVSEFVPVGLAAAVFNLGYLPGGETSLVTDPARTVTALTQAAKLLKPGGVVTIALYTGHEGGPEEAQAVHEWGASLPPREYNVWCSRQLNRSPVAPYLVLVEKIRG; this is encoded by the coding sequence ATGGCAAAGAATGAATCATTACGCGGCGCGGTGCCTTTATCTCATTTTTACCTGAGACAGAGGGTGCGCCCGGGTGACCGGGCGCTGGACGCTACCTGCGGCAACGGGTTCGATACGCTGCTCCTGGCGGAGCTTGCCGGGGAGGGGGGAGAGGTCTGGGCTTTCGATGTCCAGCCCCGCGCCATCGCCGCCACGCGCGCGCTCCTGGAGCGGGAAGGGCGCCTGGCGACCGTTCACCTGTTGGAGGCGGGACACGAACGCGTATCGGAGTTCGTCCCTGTCGGGCTCGCGGCGGCTGTCTTCAACCTCGGGTACCTTCCCGGCGGCGAGACCTCTCTCGTCACGGACCCGGCGCGGACCGTGACGGCGCTTACGCAGGCGGCCAAGCTACTGAAGCCCGGAGGGGTCGTCACCATAGCTTTGTACACCGGCCACGAAGGGGGCCCCGAGGAGGCGCAAGCCGTGCACGAGTGGGGCGCTTCGCTCCCCCCCAGGGAGTACAACGTCTGGTGCAGCCGCCAGTTGAACCGCTCGCCGGTGGCGCCATACCTGGTCCTGGTCGAGAAAATACGAGGATGA
- a CDS encoding methyl-accepting chemotaxis protein, with protein MKDLTLRSRLILAFLIMALLVAFTGGFGAFGMKRVGGQIQTILEQLSKQQKLVLLMGVTQKYCHVSLMQAALVRTDPDKLEEYIEDYRMKRDTLLSQAQIILEGNKKLGVLPAAKGSVIEKRTRQFLVSWAAFEQVADELIAKKQELFKGVSAGVLNQAAKDALADEKLNHLANEEITEANDVSKADLDDILVEVGNQMNQANARVTEIQKSAGITFAVVILLAVAVAVGLGILITRNIVTRVGAIGEAVNRGAEGDLTATTTIESHDEIGKLGSDFNEMVDKLSGMIGKVLRSAAELAGISDTMAQASHSVVASAKTQAESVSKTSAAIVQINTSVKGVAHGVDSLSISASESSSSILEMASSVEEVVQNMENLALSVNEVSSSIVEMGASIKQVGNGVVSLMEVSTATASSVMEMDSSIKQVERNANETAAISKSVREDAETGREAVEAVINGMQEIKRASKITSEVIATLSERAADIGDILSVIDEVAEQTNLLALNAAIIAAQAGEHGKGFAVVADEIKELSERTSSSTREISQVIRGVQDETRRAVEAIDQAERSIGDGELLSQKSGEALAKIVVGVNEATAQVGEIARTTVEQAKGSQMIREAMEQVSEMVAQIAKATKEQGQGSELIMGAVEHMKGLTSQVLSSTREQNKVGNLIAQSTESITEMIRHIKRACDEQTRGSEQIVVSVEDIQQATDANLEATRVMDEAVYKLFRQTELLKKEVDAFRI; from the coding sequence ATGAAAGACCTCACGCTGCGTAGCCGGCTGATATTAGCCTTCCTGATCATGGCTCTGCTGGTCGCGTTCACCGGCGGTTTCGGCGCTTTCGGGATGAAGAGGGTCGGCGGACAGATCCAGACCATCCTGGAGCAGCTCTCCAAGCAGCAGAAGCTGGTGCTGCTCATGGGGGTGACCCAGAAGTACTGCCACGTGAGCCTGATGCAGGCTGCGCTGGTGCGTACCGACCCGGACAAACTGGAGGAGTACATAGAGGATTACCGCATGAAGCGGGACACCCTCTTGAGCCAGGCCCAGATCATCCTGGAGGGTAACAAGAAGCTCGGCGTGCTTCCGGCAGCAAAGGGGAGCGTGATCGAGAAACGGACCAGGCAGTTCCTGGTGAGCTGGGCCGCGTTCGAGCAGGTGGCGGACGAGCTTATCGCCAAGAAGCAGGAGCTCTTCAAGGGGGTTTCCGCGGGGGTGCTGAACCAGGCTGCCAAGGACGCACTGGCGGACGAAAAGCTGAACCATCTGGCCAACGAGGAGATTACTGAGGCCAACGACGTCTCTAAGGCGGACCTCGACGACATCCTGGTGGAAGTCGGCAACCAGATGAACCAGGCCAACGCGCGGGTGACCGAGATCCAGAAATCGGCCGGGATCACCTTCGCCGTGGTCATCCTGCTGGCTGTCGCCGTCGCCGTCGGTCTGGGGATCCTGATCACTCGCAACATCGTCACCAGGGTTGGCGCCATCGGTGAGGCGGTCAACCGCGGGGCCGAGGGGGATCTGACCGCGACCACCACCATCGAGTCGCACGACGAGATCGGGAAGCTGGGAAGCGACTTCAACGAGATGGTCGACAAGCTCTCCGGCATGATCGGCAAGGTGCTCCGCTCCGCGGCGGAGCTGGCCGGGATCTCGGACACCATGGCACAGGCCTCGCACTCGGTGGTGGCCTCGGCGAAGACCCAGGCGGAAAGCGTCTCCAAGACCTCCGCAGCCATCGTGCAGATCAACACCTCGGTAAAGGGAGTCGCCCACGGCGTCGATTCCCTGTCCATCTCGGCGTCGGAGAGTTCCTCTTCCATCCTGGAGATGGCCTCAAGCGTCGAGGAGGTGGTCCAGAACATGGAGAACCTGGCCCTGTCGGTGAACGAGGTGAGCTCGTCCATCGTCGAGATGGGGGCTTCCATCAAGCAGGTGGGTAACGGCGTGGTGAGCCTCATGGAGGTCTCCACCGCTACCGCTTCCTCCGTGATGGAGATGGACAGCTCCATCAAGCAGGTGGAGCGAAACGCCAACGAGACGGCGGCCATCTCCAAGTCGGTGCGCGAGGATGCCGAGACCGGCCGCGAGGCGGTCGAGGCGGTGATCAACGGGATGCAGGAGATCAAGCGCGCTTCCAAGATCACCAGCGAGGTCATCGCCACCCTCTCCGAGCGCGCCGCCGACATCGGCGACATCCTCTCCGTCATCGACGAGGTGGCCGAGCAGACGAACCTCCTGGCGCTGAACGCGGCCATCATCGCGGCCCAGGCCGGTGAGCACGGCAAGGGTTTCGCCGTCGTCGCGGACGAGATCAAGGAACTCTCCGAGCGTACCTCCAGCTCCACCCGCGAGATCTCGCAGGTGATCCGCGGGGTCCAGGACGAGACCCGCCGCGCCGTCGAGGCCATCGACCAGGCGGAGCGCTCCATCGGCGACGGCGAACTTCTCTCCCAGAAATCGGGGGAGGCGCTGGCGAAGATCGTGGTCGGGGTCAACGAGGCTACCGCCCAGGTGGGCGAGATCGCCCGCACTACGGTCGAGCAGGCCAAGGGAAGCCAGATGATCCGGGAGGCGATGGAGCAGGTCTCCGAGATGGTGGCGCAGATCGCCAAGGCCACCAAGGAGCAGGGGCAGGGGAGCGAGCTGATCATGGGCGCGGTCGAGCACATGAAGGGGCTCACCTCTCAGGTGCTCTCCTCCACCCGCGAGCAGAACAAGGTCGGCAACCTGATCGCCCAGTCCACCGAGAGCATCACCGAGATGATCCGTCACATAAAGCGCGCCTGCGACGAGCAGACCCGCGGCAGCGAGCAGATCGTCGTTTCGGTGGAGGACATCCAGCAGGCAACCGACGCTAACCTTGAGGCGACGCGGGTCATGGACGAGGCGGTCTACAAGCTGTTCCGCCAGACCGAGCTCTTGAAAAAGGAAGTGGACGCGTTCAGGATCTGA